The following proteins are co-located in the Streptococcus downei MFe28 genome:
- the mprF gene encoding bifunctional lysylphosphatidylglycerol flippase/synthetase MprF, with amino-acid sequence MKALLEKIKPLTSILKTVFFVSIILLIIMEILNLRRTISVSQLKAALGGVSPINILLIFIIGALAVLPTTGYDFVLNKILGTNKSKWYILQTSWCINTFNNLSGFGGLIDIGLRLAFYGQKGEEERDLQQVTTFLPYLISGLSFVSLASLGLTYAYGVNRSGLPYYDIVLIGASLYFPILYWLTGRKTKNYFANMPVKTRNRLGIVSFFEWSCAAAAFIIIGRLMGIDMPISVVLPFFAIGCAVGIISLIPGALGSFDFVVLTGLSAHGLPKETVLAWLLLYRLAYYVLPFFVGIIFFIRHLGGKINEKYNAVPKQMLERGIHTVTIRLIRWLGIFLALSTVFFENLDYITWLRPFNPLQKQIIWQFPGLLLGICFILLARTIEKKVKLAYLLTMIWLVLTLIYVDFGAISWGFSIAIFLAIIALNLVRPQLYKKQFIYSWEARTKDSLIIALTLLVIFTLAGVIFPVRAHELHELVERHKPISPESYLLTRKIVLIITVIITVSYWILMRIVQGRKVKLGTPFQADRYRKLLETYGGQGDSALAFLGDKRLFWYQKEGEDRVAFQFAIRNNKCLVMGQPAGNQADVEEAIAYFIDKADRLDYDLIFYSIGQKMTLYLHEFGFEFMKVGENALVDLEKFTLRGNKYKPFRNALNRVEKDGFSFEVLASPHSPELLAEVKAVSDIWLDGRSEKGFSLGYFDQAYLQEAALAVVRNQEGKLVAFANVMPNYQENIASIDMMRYDKEAIPNGVMDYLFISLFVYFRDQGIGYFDLGMAPLSGVGQVEESFIQERLAYLVYHFGSHFYSFEGLYRYKEKFTPLWDQRYISYSRTSWVGYVLMTLVLEDRVTRS; translated from the coding sequence TTGAAAGCCCTTCTTGAAAAAATCAAGCCCCTTACCTCCATTCTTAAAACCGTCTTCTTTGTTTCCATCATCCTCTTAATCATCATGGAAATCCTCAATCTGAGGCGGACCATTTCTGTGTCGCAACTCAAGGCGGCATTGGGTGGGGTGTCTCCTATCAATATTCTCCTGATTTTTATCATTGGAGCCCTGGCCGTCCTACCAACGACGGGCTATGATTTTGTCCTCAATAAAATTTTGGGTACCAATAAGTCCAAGTGGTATATTTTGCAGACCTCCTGGTGTATCAATACCTTTAATAATTTATCGGGTTTTGGCGGTCTGATTGATATTGGTCTGCGTTTGGCCTTCTACGGGCAAAAAGGAGAAGAGGAGCGCGACCTCCAGCAGGTCACGACCTTCCTCCCTTATCTGATTTCGGGCTTGTCCTTTGTCAGTCTGGCTTCTCTGGGTCTGACCTACGCCTATGGAGTCAACCGCTCTGGTCTTCCCTATTATGATATTGTTCTGATTGGAGCTAGTCTCTATTTTCCTATTCTCTATTGGTTGACGGGACGCAAGACCAAGAATTACTTTGCCAATATGCCTGTCAAGACCAGGAACCGTCTAGGGATTGTGTCCTTCTTCGAGTGGTCTTGTGCAGCGGCAGCCTTTATCATTATTGGCCGTCTGATGGGCATTGATATGCCGATTTCCGTCGTTCTGCCCTTCTTTGCCATTGGTTGTGCGGTGGGGATTATTTCCTTGATTCCTGGGGCTCTAGGGAGTTTTGACTTTGTCGTCCTGACAGGTCTGTCTGCCCACGGTTTGCCTAAGGAAACGGTTCTAGCCTGGCTCTTGCTTTACCGCCTGGCCTATTATGTTCTCCCTTTCTTTGTCGGGATTATTTTCTTTATCAGACATCTGGGTGGAAAGATTAATGAGAAATACAATGCCGTTCCCAAGCAGATGCTGGAAAGGGGCATTCATACAGTCACTATCCGTCTGATTCGCTGGTTGGGGATTTTCCTAGCCCTTTCCACCGTCTTCTTTGAAAATCTGGATTATATCACCTGGCTAAGGCCTTTTAACCCCTTGCAGAAGCAGATTATTTGGCAATTTCCAGGTCTCTTGTTGGGGATTTGTTTCATTCTTCTAGCCAGGACCATCGAAAAGAAGGTCAAGCTGGCCTATCTTCTGACCATGATTTGGTTGGTCCTGACTCTGATTTATGTCGATTTTGGAGCTATTAGTTGGGGCTTTTCCATCGCCATTTTCTTAGCTATAATTGCCCTCAATTTGGTTCGACCTCAGCTCTATAAGAAGCAGTTTATTTATTCCTGGGAGGCTAGAACCAAGGATAGCCTGATTATTGCTCTGACCCTGCTTGTGATTTTCACCTTGGCTGGAGTGATTTTCCCTGTTCGGGCCCATGAGCTCCATGAACTCGTGGAGCGGCATAAACCCATCAGTCCAGAAAGCTACCTCCTAACGCGGAAAATCGTTTTAATCATTACGGTGATTATCACGGTCTCTTACTGGATTTTGATGCGGATTGTTCAAGGACGCAAGGTTAAGTTGGGCACGCCCTTCCAGGCTGACCGCTACCGTAAGCTCCTGGAAACCTATGGTGGTCAAGGGGATAGCGCACTTGCTTTTCTAGGTGACAAACGCCTCTTCTGGTATCAAAAGGAAGGCGAAGACCGGGTTGCCTTTCAATTCGCTATCCGCAACAACAAATGTCTGGTGATGGGCCAACCTGCTGGTAACCAAGCAGATGTGGAAGAAGCGATTGCTTATTTCATTGATAAGGCCGATCGGCTGGATTACGACTTGATTTTCTATAGTATCGGTCAAAAGATGACCCTCTACCTGCATGAATTCGGCTTTGAATTTATGAAGGTGGGGGAAAACGCCCTAGTGGATTTGGAAAAATTCACCCTCAGGGGCAATAAATACAAGCCTTTCCGCAATGCCCTCAATCGGGTGGAGAAGGATGGCTTTAGCTTTGAAGTCTTGGCCAGCCCCCATAGTCCTGAGCTTTTGGCGGAAGTCAAGGCCGTTTCTGACATCTGGCTGGACGGTCGATCTGAAAAGGGCTTCTCACTAGGTTATTTTGACCAGGCCTACTTGCAGGAAGCTGCTCTGGCAGTCGTTCGCAATCAGGAGGGCAAACTGGTTGCCTTTGCCAATGTCATGCCTAATTATCAGGAAAATATCGCTTCCATTGATATGATGCGCTATGACAAGGAGGCCATTCCAAACGGGGTCATGGACTACCTCTTTATTTCCCTCTTTGTCTATTTCCGAGACCAAGGTATCGGTTATTTCGACTTGGGCATGGCTCCCCTATCAGGAGTTGGTCAGGTCGAGGAAAGCTTTATTCAAGAGCGTTTGGCCTATCTGGTCTATCATTTTGGCAGTCATTTTTACTCCTTTGAAGGTCTTTATCGCTATAAGGAAAAATTCACCCCACTTTGGGACCAGCGCTATATTTCCTATTCTAGAACTTCCTGGGTCGGCTATGTCCTTATGACCCTAGTCTTAGAGGACCGAGTGACCAGAAGTTAA
- a CDS encoding amidohydrolase, producing MSSGFYEKLAKTRHYIHAHPEVSEQEFETTAFLKSYLADLGIETLNYPLKTGLIAEIGSGNPIIALRADIDALPIREKTGLDYASTNGAMHACGHDFHQTSLLGAAELLKNREDELQGTVRLIFQPAEEDFQGGYQVIEAGGLEGVSAIVGYHNYPHLKPGQLGLKSGAIMAGVEQFEVTVQGVSSHAARPDLGVDTVLAVTTIVNNLQAIVARTVSPFESAVLSVTHIDVGTTWNVLPAKGFFEGTIRTFDPQVRLDVIEKFERVVRTTAEQFGADVTIKWGNSPSVTFNDKTITPIIFENSKSFAEVVDTLPSTGGEDFAAFQGQIPGVFAFVGSNGDEGAPDWHHDDFVVKDEALPVAVNYFVESALKLLEYYGEK from the coding sequence ATGTCATCAGGTTTTTATGAAAAATTAGCCAAGACACGTCACTATATTCACGCCCATCCGGAAGTTTCCGAGCAGGAATTTGAAACCACAGCTTTTCTCAAATCCTACTTGGCAGACTTGGGAATTGAGACCCTCAACTACCCCTTGAAAACAGGACTAATTGCGGAAATTGGTTCAGGCAATCCTATTATTGCCCTGCGAGCAGACATCGATGCCCTACCTATTCGAGAAAAGACTGGTCTGGACTATGCTAGCACCAATGGAGCCATGCACGCCTGTGGTCATGACTTCCATCAAACCAGCCTGCTGGGGGCGGCTGAACTTTTGAAAAATCGGGAAGATGAATTGCAAGGAACTGTTCGCCTAATCTTTCAACCTGCCGAAGAAGATTTCCAAGGCGGTTATCAGGTCATTGAAGCCGGAGGTCTGGAAGGAGTGTCAGCCATTGTGGGCTACCATAATTATCCTCACCTCAAACCAGGTCAACTCGGGCTTAAATCTGGTGCCATCATGGCAGGGGTTGAACAGTTTGAAGTGACCGTTCAAGGCGTTTCCTCCCATGCTGCTAGACCTGACTTGGGCGTGGATACAGTCCTGGCTGTTACTACCATTGTCAACAACCTTCAAGCCATCGTCGCTCGGACCGTCTCACCCTTTGAATCAGCTGTCCTCTCTGTGACCCATATTGATGTCGGAACAACCTGGAATGTCCTGCCGGCCAAGGGATTCTTTGAAGGGACCATTCGAACCTTTGACCCTCAAGTTCGCCTAGATGTTATTGAAAAGTTCGAGCGAGTTGTTAGAACAACGGCTGAGCAATTTGGAGCAGATGTCACCATTAAGTGGGGCAATTCGCCTAGCGTCACCTTCAATGACAAGACCATCACCCCAATCATCTTTGAGAATTCCAAGTCCTTTGCCGAGGTGGTTGACACCCTGCCATCAACGGGTGGTGAAGACTTTGCGGCCTTTCAAGGACAAATCCCAGGTGTCTTTGCCTTTGTCGGCTCAAACGGGGATGAGGGCGCTCCCGATTGGCACCACGATGACTTTGTCGTCAAGGACGAAGCCCTACCAGTCGCTGTCAATTATTTTGTCGAATCAGCCCTTAAGTTGCTGGAGTATTATGGCGAAAAATAA
- the mvk gene encoding mevalonate kinase — translation MMTQKIGIGRAHSKIILIGEHSVVYGYSAIALPLKNIEVVCHVQSSDQALEIDIADPLSTAVFAALEFLDKADEKISVQIESNVPAKRGMGSSAAVAIAAIRAVFDYFDQSLTLPDLEILANQAEIIAHENPSGLDAKTCLSDTAIKFIRNLGFSEMAMDLEACLVIADTGIHGHTREAVAKVRNLEEKALPYLHRLGKLANTIEIGILAKDLLIVGQAMSQAHHELNQLGVSSPEANRLVGVAQAQGALGAKMSGGGLGGCIIALCRHQEEAVALATELEKEGAVNTWIENL, via the coding sequence ATGATGACGCAGAAAATCGGAATCGGAAGGGCCCATAGCAAGATTATTCTCATCGGGGAACATTCGGTAGTCTACGGCTACTCAGCCATTGCCCTGCCCCTAAAAAATATTGAGGTGGTCTGTCATGTCCAGTCCTCAGACCAAGCCTTGGAAATTGACATCGCTGATCCCCTATCGACAGCGGTTTTTGCTGCCTTGGAATTTTTGGATAAGGCAGATGAAAAAATTTCCGTTCAAATTGAGTCCAATGTTCCTGCCAAAAGAGGTATGGGATCCTCAGCAGCTGTGGCTATTGCAGCCATTCGGGCGGTCTTTGACTATTTTGATCAATCTTTGACCTTACCAGACTTGGAGATACTGGCCAATCAGGCGGAAATCATTGCCCATGAGAATCCCAGCGGTCTTGATGCCAAGACCTGCCTCAGTGACACCGCCATTAAGTTCATTCGCAATCTCGGTTTTTCAGAGATGGCCATGGACCTAGAGGCTTGTCTGGTCATTGCCGATACAGGTATTCATGGCCATACGCGAGAAGCAGTGGCCAAGGTCCGTAACCTAGAAGAGAAGGCTTTGCCCTATCTACACCGCTTGGGTAAGCTAGCTAATACCATCGAAATCGGAATTTTAGCCAAAGATCTCCTCATCGTGGGTCAGGCCATGAGCCAAGCCCATCATGAATTAAATCAGCTGGGTGTCTCCAGTCCAGAAGCCAATCGTTTAGTAGGTGTTGCCCAGGCTCAAGGGGCCTTGGGAGCTAAGATGTCCGGTGGTGGTCTAGGCGGTTGCATCATTGCCCTCTGTCGTCATCAAGAAGAAGCCGTGGCTCTGGCTACAGAGCTCGAAAAAGAAGGAGCCGTTAACACGTGGATAGAAAATCTGTAA
- the mvaD gene encoding diphosphomevalonate decarboxylase: MDRKSVSVKSYANIAIVKYWGKADAKKMIPATSSISLTLENMYTKTDLSFLPEEARGDEFYIDGVLQSPQEHVKMTTIIDFFRKEGQPFVKIETSNNMPTAAGLSSSSSGLSALVKACNQLFDFGLNQKELTQYAKFASGSSARSFFGPLSAWDKDSGEIYQVKTDLDLAMIMLVLNDQPKTISSREGMKRCAETSSDFQDWVEQSVFDYKAMLGYLAANDFAKVGQLAEENALRMHATTRSAHPPFSYLTEESYQAMDFVRSLHEQGYDCYFTMDAGPNVKVLCQTKDLEKLAQILGQHYRTIVSKTKDPAHD; the protein is encoded by the coding sequence GTGGATAGAAAATCTGTAAGTGTCAAATCCTATGCTAACATTGCCATTGTCAAGTATTGGGGCAAGGCTGATGCCAAGAAGATGATTCCAGCGACCAGTAGTATCTCTCTGACCCTGGAAAATATGTACACCAAGACCGACCTGTCCTTTTTACCTGAGGAAGCTCGAGGCGATGAATTTTATATCGACGGTGTCCTGCAAAGCCCGCAGGAACATGTTAAGATGACGACGATTATTGATTTTTTCCGCAAGGAAGGTCAACCTTTTGTCAAGATTGAAACCAGCAACAATATGCCAACAGCAGCTGGTCTCTCCTCTAGTTCTAGCGGTCTGTCGGCCCTAGTTAAGGCCTGCAATCAGCTCTTTGACTTTGGTCTTAATCAAAAAGAACTGACCCAGTATGCCAAGTTTGCCTCTGGCTCCTCGGCTAGGTCTTTTTTTGGTCCGCTGTCCGCTTGGGACAAGGACTCAGGTGAGATTTATCAGGTCAAGACTGATTTGGATTTGGCCATGATTATGCTGGTGCTCAATGATCAGCCCAAGACTATTTCCAGCCGAGAAGGAATGAAACGTTGTGCAGAGACTTCGAGTGATTTTCAGGATTGGGTAGAGCAGTCGGTCTTTGATTATAAGGCTATGCTGGGCTATCTGGCTGCTAATGATTTTGCTAAGGTTGGCCAATTGGCTGAAGAAAACGCCCTGAGAATGCATGCGACAACACGATCAGCCCATCCGCCTTTTTCTTATTTGACAGAAGAATCCTATCAGGCTATGGATTTTGTTAGAAGCCTGCATGAACAAGGGTATGACTGTTATTTCACCATGGATGCTGGCCCTAATGTCAAGGTTCTCTGTCAGACCAAGGATTTGGAGAAGCTGGCTCAAATTTTGGGGCAGCATTATCGCACCATTGTCTCTAAAACCAAGGATCCAGCCCATGACTAA
- a CDS encoding phosphomevalonate kinase, with protein MTKHLVKTGGKLYLAGEYAILTPGQQALIKNIPIYLSGQIEPALSYQLYSDMFDYEVGLEAEDNYSLIQETIAVVHDFIKGQGLKLRPFRLSITGKLEKGGKKFGIGSSGSVTVLVVKALASFYQQDWTADFIFKLASYTLLKRGDNGSMGDLACIAYEDLVLYRAFDREQVRTWIAEEGLSQVLARDWGYQIEPIEPALDFDFLVGWTGQPAISKEMIVPVKSAIGPDFLELTQVAVEAIARGLKTGDKELIKSSLLEVSRLLKDLHPAIYTKELLDLQAAVEGLDAVAKSSGSGGGDCGIALSFNPVHSQEIIERWRKAGIELLFRQGSL; from the coding sequence ATGACTAAGCATCTTGTTAAAACTGGCGGCAAGCTCTATCTAGCTGGTGAATACGCCATTCTTACGCCGGGGCAGCAGGCCCTGATAAAAAATATTCCTATTTATCTGTCAGGACAGATTGAACCTGCTTTAAGCTATCAGCTCTATTCGGATATGTTTGACTACGAGGTCGGTTTGGAAGCAGAGGATAACTACAGTCTGATTCAGGAAACTATTGCAGTTGTTCATGACTTTATTAAGGGTCAGGGACTCAAGCTCCGTCCCTTTCGTCTGTCTATCACCGGCAAGCTAGAAAAAGGTGGTAAGAAGTTCGGTATCGGCTCCAGCGGTAGCGTTACTGTCCTAGTGGTCAAGGCCTTGGCTAGTTTTTACCAGCAGGACTGGACAGCTGATTTCATTTTTAAGTTGGCTAGCTATACTCTACTTAAGCGTGGGGACAATGGCTCCATGGGAGATCTGGCCTGTATTGCCTATGAAGACTTAGTTCTCTACAGGGCCTTTGACAGAGAGCAGGTCAGAACTTGGATAGCAGAAGAAGGACTGTCCCAGGTTTTGGCAAGGGATTGGGGCTATCAGATTGAGCCAATTGAGCCAGCCCTGGATTTTGACTTTCTAGTCGGTTGGACAGGCCAACCTGCTATTTCTAAAGAAATGATTGTGCCAGTCAAGTCAGCTATTGGTCCAGATTTTTTAGAGCTAACACAAGTAGCAGTTGAGGCAATAGCCAGAGGACTGAAGACTGGCGATAAAGAACTAATCAAGTCTTCCCTGCTAGAGGTCAGCAGGCTGCTCAAGGACTTGCATCCAGCTATTTATACCAAGGAACTTTTGGATTTACAGGCTGCCGTTGAGGGACTGGATGCCGTTGCCAAGTCCTCAGGTTCTGGTGGTGGTGATTGTGGTATTGCCCTATCATTTAACCCTGTCCACAGTCAAGAAATTATAGAAAGGTGGCGAAAGGCTGGTATTGAACTACTATTTCGCCAAGGAAGTTTATGA
- the fni gene encoding type 2 isopentenyl-diphosphate Delta-isomerase, with protein sequence MSSRKDQHIKHALAYQSPYNSFDEVELIQSSLPKYDLADIELKTHFAGRDWDFPFYINAMTGGSAKAKAVNQKLAQVAESCGLLFITGSYSPALKNPEDDSYDVRLVAPNVLLGTNIGLDKPVDLGQRVVEDLQPLLLQVHVNLMQELLMPEGEREFKNWPSNLADYAQKISVPVILKEVGFGMDKKTVQTGLELGIKTFDISGRGGTSFAYIENQRSERDRSYLNTWGQSTVQTLLNLGELKEEAEILASGGVRNPLDMIKALVLGAKAVGLSRTMLDLVERYPVEKVIAIVEGWKDDLCLLMCALNSRTIDDLKKVDYLLYGKLAQANWTTD encoded by the coding sequence ATGAGCTCTCGAAAAGACCAGCATATCAAGCACGCCCTAGCCTACCAATCCCCCTACAATAGTTTTGACGAAGTGGAGTTGATTCAGTCTTCGCTACCCAAGTATGACTTGGCAGATATTGAGCTGAAAACGCATTTTGCCGGTCGAGACTGGGACTTTCCTTTTTATATCAATGCCATGACCGGTGGTTCCGCCAAGGCCAAGGCTGTCAATCAAAAACTGGCTCAGGTAGCGGAGAGCTGTGGTCTGCTGTTCATTACTGGCTCCTATAGTCCAGCCCTCAAAAATCCTGAGGATGACTCTTATGACGTTCGCTTGGTGGCTCCCAATGTATTACTGGGGACCAATATCGGGCTTGACAAACCAGTTGACTTGGGACAAAGAGTCGTGGAGGACCTGCAACCTTTGCTTTTGCAGGTTCACGTTAATCTCATGCAGGAATTGCTCATGCCAGAGGGAGAACGAGAGTTTAAGAATTGGCCTAGCAACCTGGCCGATTACGCTCAAAAGATTTCTGTCCCTGTCATTCTTAAGGAAGTTGGCTTTGGTATGGACAAGAAAACTGTTCAAACAGGACTTGAGCTTGGTATCAAGACCTTTGATATTTCCGGGCGTGGCGGGACCAGCTTTGCCTATATTGAAAATCAGCGAAGCGAGCGAGACCGTTCCTATCTTAATACTTGGGGCCAATCGACCGTCCAAACCCTTCTAAATCTAGGGGAGCTCAAAGAAGAAGCTGAAATCCTAGCCAGCGGTGGTGTCAGAAATCCCCTGGATATGATTAAGGCCCTGGTTTTAGGTGCCAAGGCTGTTGGGCTTTCTCGGACCATGTTGGATCTGGTAGAGCGCTACCCCGTCGAGAAAGTCATTGCCATTGTAGAAGGCTGGAAGGATGATTTGTGCTTGCTGATGTGCGCTCTTAACTCTCGCACCATCGACGACCTCAAGAAGGTTGATTATCTCCTCTACGGCAAATTGGCCCAGGCAAATTGGACTACTGACTGA
- a CDS encoding DUF4649 family protein produces MIEMTYTDAYDIERRQTFENPNDFIRVLMGCSTLPEYYPIKSVIYKGKDLGFQGTYGDLFPTFINFDWSAYEEA; encoded by the coding sequence ATGATTGAAATGACCTATACAGACGCTTACGATATTGAGCGTCGGCAGACTTTTGAAAATCCCAACGATTTTATTCGGGTTCTGATGGGTTGCTCAACTCTACCAGAATACTATCCCATCAAGAGTGTGATCTACAAGGGAAAGGACCTTGGCTTCCAAGGGACCTACGGTGACCTCTTTCCAACCTTTATCAATTTTGACTGGTCGGCCTACGAGGAAGCTTGA
- the trhA gene encoding PAQR family membrane homeostasis protein TrhA produces MNTATLKLSKQLTFGEEVANAVTHAVGSVAMLVLLPITASYSYQIFGLKAAVSMSVFVISLFLMFMSSTVYHSMQYASPQKYVLRIIDHSMIYIAIAGSYTPVALSLVGGWLGYLIIVLQWGTTIFGILYKIFAKKINEKFSLFLYLLMGWLVIFIIPAIVTKTGPVFWSLMLAGGLSYTIGAFFYSRKRPYDHMIWHLFILLASALQYIAIVYCML; encoded by the coding sequence ATGAACACCGCAACTCTAAAACTCAGTAAACAACTAACCTTTGGTGAAGAGGTGGCTAATGCAGTCACCCATGCCGTTGGCTCCGTCGCCATGTTGGTTCTTCTACCTATTACAGCTTCCTACAGCTACCAAATCTTTGGTCTCAAGGCGGCTGTCAGCATGTCGGTCTTCGTCATCAGCCTTTTTCTCATGTTCATGTCCTCTACTGTTTACCACTCTATGCAGTATGCTTCCCCGCAGAAATATGTCCTGCGGATTATCGACCACAGCATGATTTATATTGCCATCGCTGGCTCTTACACGCCTGTGGCTCTGTCCTTGGTCGGTGGTTGGTTAGGCTATCTAATTATTGTCCTCCAATGGGGGACGACTATCTTTGGCATTCTCTATAAAATTTTCGCCAAGAAAATTAACGAGAAATTCAGCCTTTTCCTTTATCTGCTCATGGGCTGGCTGGTTATTTTCATTATTCCAGCCATCGTCACCAAGACTGGACCAGTTTTCTGGAGCCTCATGCTGGCTGGAGGGCTCTCCTATACCATCGGTGCCTTCTTCTATTCCCGCAAGCGACCTTATGACCATATGATTTGGCACCTCTTCATCCTACTGGCTTCAGCCCTGCAATATATTGCCATTGTTTATTGCATGCTTTAA
- a CDS encoding DUF1836 domain-containing protein: MTKTYPKWADLPQLDLYLDQVLLYVNQVNQPLATPGDKGLTASMINNYVKHGLLEKPVKKKYSRKQLARLIAITTFKPVFSIQEISQILERLTANNQSQACYDAFVACMNEEQGQEIPELITSACQTLKLYHYTHKLAQNLQGGHHEHRNSKTQ; encoded by the coding sequence ATGACAAAGACTTATCCAAAATGGGCTGACTTGCCACAATTAGATTTGTATCTAGACCAGGTTCTTCTCTATGTCAACCAGGTCAACCAACCTCTGGCAACGCCAGGCGATAAGGGCCTGACCGCTTCCATGATTAACAATTATGTTAAGCACGGTCTCCTTGAAAAGCCAGTCAAGAAGAAATACAGTCGCAAGCAGCTGGCTCGCTTGATTGCCATTACGACTTTCAAGCCAGTCTTTTCCATTCAGGAAATTAGTCAGATTTTAGAACGGCTAACGGCTAATAATCAATCTCAGGCCTGCTATGATGCCTTTGTCGCCTGTATGAACGAAGAGCAGGGACAGGAAATTCCCGAATTGATTACCTCGGCCTGCCAGACTCTCAAGCTCTACCACTACACCCACAAACTTGCTCAAAATCTTCAAGGAGGACACCATGAACACCGCAACTCTAAAACTCAGTAA
- a CDS encoding GNAT family N-acetyltransferase gives MNVKIRKIRDKEIYRLNDFLYEAIFIPNGQAKPDREIIEQPELQLYVKGFGGQVGDDCLVAEVDGQLVGAVWVRIINDYGHVDDQTPSLAIALLEGYRGQGLGTSLMTKMLEVLKAKGVKKVSLSVQKANPALKLYRRLGFNPLSENNEDYVMVKDL, from the coding sequence ATGAATGTAAAGATAAGAAAAATAAGAGATAAGGAAATCTATCGCCTAAATGATTTTCTCTATGAAGCTATTTTTATTCCGAACGGCCAGGCTAAGCCAGATAGGGAAATTATTGAACAGCCAGAGCTTCAGTTATATGTCAAAGGTTTTGGAGGTCAAGTGGGTGATGATTGCCTTGTTGCAGAGGTCGACGGCCAGCTAGTGGGTGCAGTTTGGGTTAGGATAATCAATGATTATGGTCATGTAGATGATCAAACTCCGTCATTAGCTATAGCTCTTTTGGAAGGCTACAGAGGCCAAGGTCTAGGGACGTCCTTAATGACTAAGATGCTTGAAGTCTTAAAAGCAAAAGGGGTTAAAAAAGTTTCTCTCTCCGTTCAAAAAGCCAACCCTGCTCTAAAATTGTATAGAAGATTAGGATTCAACCCCTTATCTGAGAACAATGAGGATTATGTCATGGTTAAGGACTTATAA
- a CDS encoding DNA alkylation repair protein codes for MSKYLNIKSLFEAQADEERAVAMAAYQKNLFEFYGIPTPQRRKIYAEFLKAEKKTKTIDWEFLDACYADPHREFQYLAYDYLLRMQSYLVYEDLAKVEHYVLTKSWWDTIDFLTKVVGQLGLRDNRVKNLMLGWSKRDNIWIRRTAIEHQLGLKEQTDTDLLAEIIVNCLGSDEFFINKAIGWSLRDYSKTNPDWVRDFIWQHEEQMAKLSIREASKYL; via the coding sequence ATGTCAAAATATTTAAATATAAAGTCCCTCTTTGAAGCTCAGGCTGATGAGGAGAGGGCGGTTGCTATGGCAGCCTACCAGAAAAATCTCTTTGAATTTTACGGAATTCCCACGCCCCAGAGACGAAAAATTTATGCCGAATTTTTGAAGGCGGAGAAGAAAACCAAAACGATTGACTGGGAATTTCTGGATGCCTGTTATGCGGATCCCCACCGTGAATTTCAATATCTGGCCTATGACTATTTGCTGAGAATGCAGTCCTACCTAGTCTATGAAGATCTAGCTAAGGTTGAGCATTACGTTTTGACCAAATCTTGGTGGGATACCATTGACTTCCTGACCAAGGTAGTAGGGCAGTTGGGTCTCAGAGATAATCGTGTGAAGAATTTGATGTTGGGCTGGTCCAAGAGGGACAATATCTGGATTAGGCGGACGGCTATTGAGCACCAATTGGGGCTAAAAGAGCAGACGGATACAGACCTCTTGGCTGAAATTATTGTCAACTGCCTAGGTAGCGACGAATTTTTCATCAATAAGGCCATTGGCTGGTCCTTAAGAGATTATTCCAAGACCAATCCCGACTGGGTAAGAGATTTTATCTGGCAGCATGAGGAGCAAATGGCTAAACTCAGTATTCGTGAGGCTAGTAAATATCTATAA
- a CDS encoding DUF6440 family protein: MRTKKDLRFEKRFSESHTGMEIWLDKETGVNYLWHGAGYGGSMTPLLDKDGKPVITPVEDSSNSDLF, from the coding sequence ATGCGAACAAAAAAGGATTTACGTTTTGAAAAGAGGTTTTCAGAAAGTCATACGGGAATGGAAATTTGGCTAGACAAAGAGACTGGTGTTAATTATCTCTGGCATGGAGCGGGCTATGGTGGTAGCATGACTCCCTTGCTGGATAAGGATGGCAAGCCTGTCATCACACCAGTTGAAGACAGTAGCAATTCCGACCTGTTCTAA